The following proteins are co-located in the Brevibacillus laterosporus DSM 25 genome:
- a CDS encoding IS3 family transposase (programmed frameshift), which translates to MGTRVSYPEEVKWQVVKMKQEGYTNKQIMDELGIKDKSQIKTWMKWFRNGETYRFAQQVGKQYMYGKYGQDQLDEIATKDLRIRQLELQIEVLKKVSGISKEVKKSSLIDVVESFKDRFTITEILKLFAVPRATYYRWKAKFQNTSTELEYLIEQLCLKYHYRFGHRKITALLGRIYNKKVNRKTVQRVMQRKNLQCRVKVKRKTFSSGESKMIVSNKLNREFIALKPNEKWVTDITYLPYGQSMLYLSSIMDLYNNEIIAYRISDRQDVSLVLETLEQATKTRDARGVLLHSDQGSVYTSYAFQNKAKENSITTSMSRKGNCHDNAVIESFHSSLKSEEFASPKREFLTNLMVLQKVENYICFYNQERIQEKLNYLSPYEYGKQVA; encoded by the exons ATGGGTACAAGAGTTTCTTATCCAGAAGAGGTGAAGTGGCAAGTCGTAAAGATGAAGCAAGAGGGTTATACGAATAAACAGATTATGGATGAACTTGGTATCAAGGATAAATCTCAGATAAAGACATGGATGAAGTGGTTTCGTAATGGAGAAACGTATCGGTTTGCTCAACAGGTAGGCAAACAATATATGTATGGAAAATACGGACAAGATCAGCTAGACGAGATAGCTACCAAAGACCTGAGAATTCGTCAATTAGAGTTGCAGATAGAAGTCCTAA AAAAAGTATCAGGAATTTCAAAGGAGGTGAAAAAATCGAGCCTAATTGACGTTGTAGAGAGCTTTAAAGATCGGTTTACTATTACGGAGATACTAAAATTGTTTGCTGTACCACGAGCAACGTATTATCGCTGGAAAGCGAAGTTTCAAAACACAAGTACAGAACTTGAATACCTAATTGAACAACTCTGCTTGAAGTATCACTATCGTTTTGGTCATCGCAAGATAACTGCTTTACTAGGTCGTATTTATAATAAAAAAGTGAATCGTAAAACAGTGCAGAGGGTTATGCAAAGGAAAAATTTACAATGTCGTGTAAAAGTAAAGCGCAAGACGTTTAGTAGTGGCGAGAGTAAAATGATTGTTTCAAACAAGCTGAACCGGGAATTTATAGCTTTAAAGCCAAATGAAAAGTGGGTAACGGATATTACGTATTTACCTTACGGTCAAAGCATGTTGTACTTATCTTCGATAATGGATCTATATAACAACGAGATCATTGCTTACCGAATAAGTGACAGACAAGATGTTTCTCTCGTTCTAGAGACGCTTGAACAAGCCACGAAAACTAGAGACGCGCGAGGTGTCCTTCTCCATAGTGACCAAGGTTCAGTTTATACCTCATACGCTTTTCAAAATAAAGCAAAAGAAAACAGCATTACCACGAGCATGTCCCGTAAGGGAAATTGCCATGATAATGCTGTCATTGAATCCTTCCACTCCTCGCTAAAGTCGGAAGAATTCGCCTCTCCGAAGAGAGAGTTCCTAACAAATCTAATGGTATTACAAAAAGTAGAAAATTACATCTGTTTTTACAATCAGGAACGAATTCAGGAAAAATTAAACTACCTGTCCCCATACGAGTATGGAAAACAGGTAGCATAG
- a CDS encoding NADPH-dependent FMN reductase has translation MKIVGIAGTMNVESSTKKVMQIVLESARMEGAEVELIHLAKWPLPLYDARNDVSTYPEIVHQFVKKVAEADALVVGSPEYHGTITGALKNSFDFLEGRFLHGKPVAIIGVAGGGMGATNTVNTLQLILRNLHAYPLPGSPSVSNSYKAFKEDNTLHDERLQDRFVNLGKELVWMTKKLK, from the coding sequence ATGAAAATTGTAGGAATAGCAGGAACAATGAATGTTGAATCCAGCACAAAAAAGGTAATGCAAATTGTATTAGAGTCGGCAAGAATGGAAGGAGCAGAAGTTGAATTAATTCATTTAGCAAAATGGCCTCTGCCTCTATATGACGCAAGAAACGATGTTAGCACGTATCCTGAGATTGTTCATCAATTTGTGAAGAAAGTAGCAGAAGCGGACGCGCTTGTGGTTGGCTCTCCAGAATATCATGGAACCATTACAGGTGCGTTGAAAAACTCTTTTGATTTTTTGGAAGGGCGATTTTTACACGGAAAACCAGTCGCTATTATCGGAGTAGCAGGCGGAGGTATGGGAGCAACTAATACGGTTAATACACTACAGCTTATATTACGTAATTTGCATGCTTATCCATTACCAGGTTCTCCGAGTGTTTCTAATTCCTATAAAGCGTTTAAAGAGGACAACACCTTGCACGACGAACGTCTCCAAGATCGCTTTGTGAATTTGGGAAAAGAACTGGTTTGGATGACCAAAAAATTAAAATAG
- a CDS encoding sensor histidine kinase: MKLFFREHLRLIFFQVFQLLFVLFILLLDGYAKNSVLIYMFVLSIGLLAIYLFITYIRSREFYLHLEKPMETLEDSLVDFHETPVSEAYAEAMQSQYRMYQQMILEHERKKDEHVTFMNQWVHQMKTPLSVIQLLVQDEDEPPFPSIREEAERIGRGLEMVLHTSRLEVFERDFRVDSVELKPIVQRVIQENKTYFIRNQVYPDVQIPDGLYVKSDSKWLPFMLNQIITNAIKYSAGSKQKITISGTQEETEVRLEITDRGVGIPEPDIKRVFRPFFTGENGRKYRESTGMGLYLVQQISDKLEHQVSITSKVGVGTTVSLVFPCHVMK, from the coding sequence GTGAAGTTGTTCTTTCGTGAACATTTACGCCTGATATTCTTTCAGGTTTTTCAATTGCTATTTGTTTTGTTCATCTTATTATTAGATGGTTATGCTAAAAATTCCGTCTTAATCTATATGTTTGTACTAAGTATAGGTTTGTTAGCCATCTATCTTTTTATTACCTATATCCGTTCGAGAGAATTTTATTTGCATTTGGAAAAGCCAATGGAGACTCTGGAAGATTCGTTAGTGGATTTTCATGAAACACCAGTTAGTGAAGCATATGCGGAAGCGATGCAGAGTCAATATCGAATGTATCAGCAAATGATCCTCGAACATGAACGCAAGAAAGACGAGCATGTTACTTTCATGAATCAATGGGTTCATCAGATGAAGACACCTTTATCTGTTATCCAGCTATTAGTGCAAGATGAGGATGAACCTCCTTTTCCTAGTATAAGGGAAGAAGCGGAGAGGATTGGACGGGGATTAGAAATGGTCCTACATACGTCCCGGTTGGAAGTGTTCGAACGAGACTTTCGTGTAGATTCCGTTGAATTGAAGCCGATTGTACAACGGGTCATACAGGAGAATAAAACCTATTTTATTCGCAACCAGGTTTATCCGGATGTACAAATTCCGGACGGACTGTATGTGAAATCAGATTCAAAATGGCTTCCCTTTATGTTAAATCAAATTATTACGAATGCGATTAAATATTCCGCAGGCTCCAAGCAAAAGATTACGATTTCTGGTACCCAAGAGGAGACAGAGGTTAGATTAGAGATTACCGATCGAGGAGTCGGAATTCCAGAGCCAGATATTAAGCGTGTATTTCGCCCTTTCTTTACCGGAGAGAATGGACGTAAATATCGTGAATCAACTGGAATGGGGCTATATTTAGTGCAACAGATCAGCGATAAATTAGAGCATCAGGTGAGCATCACCTCAAAAGTAGGCGTGGGAACGACAGTTTCGTTGGTTTTCCCCTGTCATGTGATGAAGTAA
- the mntR gene encoding transcriptional regulator MntR, with amino-acid sequence MPTPSMEDYLERIYSLIDTKGYARVSDIAEALEVHPSSVTKMVQKLDKDNYLVYEKYRGLVLTAKGKKVGKRLVRRHALLEDFLTLIGVDQDLIYKDVEGIEHHLSWESIASIEYLVQFLKEDPTRVAELMRIREEDEQKEATDTNSDSV; translated from the coding sequence GTGCCAACTCCAAGTATGGAAGATTATCTGGAAAGAATATATAGTTTAATTGATACCAAGGGATATGCTCGTGTGTCTGATATTGCGGAAGCGTTAGAGGTGCATCCGTCCTCTGTTACAAAAATGGTACAGAAACTAGATAAAGACAACTATTTAGTCTATGAAAAATATCGTGGGCTAGTCTTAACGGCCAAAGGAAAAAAAGTGGGTAAACGTTTGGTGCGCAGACATGCATTGTTGGAAGATTTCTTGACGCTAATCGGTGTAGATCAGGATCTAATTTACAAAGACGTTGAGGGAATTGAACACCATCTAAGCTGGGAATCGATTGCCAGCATTGAATATTTAGTTCAATTTTTAAAAGAGGACCCTACCCGTGTTGCTGAGCTCATGCGTATTCGAGAAGAAGACGAACAAAAAGAGGCTACGGATACAAACTCAGATTCCGTATAA
- a CDS encoding alpha/beta fold hydrolase, producing MPYFIANGATIHYEIKGEGLPILCIHPPLLTGSIFYYQQKELQDRYQVITVDLRGHGRSSLSAHPFTYKGIASDLNQLLEHLCIEQAVLLGYSTGGSIALEMMLQTPQHIRGAILLSGMAHCRSPYLHRLISVAEKIARRGALHTLAMVIGYSNANNPLTFIRNYRDAVKGNPIGIADYYHYATCYDVLDRLNEINHPILLLTGEKDPHFSCFAKEMASQLPMAKVRSIPRYKHQLPTKAYHEVNLLVHQFINSFCLRSQNDQHQ from the coding sequence ATGCCTTACTTTATTGCTAACGGCGCAACCATCCATTATGAGATAAAAGGGGAAGGGCTTCCTATCTTATGTATCCATCCCCCTCTACTTACGGGTAGCATTTTTTATTATCAACAAAAAGAACTACAAGACCGCTATCAGGTTATTACCGTGGATTTGAGGGGGCATGGCAGAAGTAGTCTTTCAGCCCATCCCTTTACCTATAAAGGAATCGCTTCTGACCTAAATCAATTACTGGAGCATCTCTGTATCGAACAAGCAGTCCTGTTAGGCTACTCAACTGGTGGTTCTATTGCATTAGAAATGATGTTACAAACACCTCAACACATAAGAGGTGCGATTTTATTAAGCGGTATGGCACACTGTAGAAGTCCCTATCTACATCGATTAATTTCTGTTGCTGAAAAAATAGCACGACGGGGTGCTCTACACACGTTAGCAATGGTTATCGGGTATAGCAATGCCAATAACCCTCTCACTTTTATCCGAAATTATCGAGATGCCGTTAAAGGAAACCCGATAGGTATTGCTGATTATTATCACTATGCTACTTGCTACGATGTATTGGATCGCCTCAATGAGATCAATCACCCCATTCTCCTATTAACGGGGGAAAAGGATCCGCATTTTTCCTGTTTTGCTAAAGAAATGGCTTCTCAATTACCTATGGCAAAAGTTCGTTCCATTCCCCGTTATAAGCATCAGCTACCTACCAAAGCTTATCATGAGGTAAATTTATTAGTTCATCAGTTTATTAACAGCTTTTGCCTTCGTTCTCAAAACGATCAGCATCAATAG
- a CDS encoding YqhR family membrane protein, translating to MSATLSKQQGQKTKESDEQRQNNRSSSDKKIKTKPIPAKTILQIAVCGTLIWSILRILMHFFQFTPYGAYIFARPFLGKAHENSYAGLAVGVVMLFLIIFVACLVYSFVLGNLYNWWLGVLYGIAFFYVFGYFFRMRHWGWGVWSTEFFWFMSLGMFIGMSIVAERFDTEETSKNEVDQ from the coding sequence GTGAGTGCAACTCTGTCTAAACAACAAGGGCAAAAAACAAAGGAATCTGATGAGCAACGTCAAAATAATCGATCATCGTCAGATAAAAAAATCAAAACAAAACCGATTCCAGCGAAGACAATCTTACAAATTGCTGTATGTGGAACGTTGATCTGGAGCATTCTTCGTATTTTAATGCATTTCTTTCAATTCACACCATATGGGGCCTATATCTTTGCTCGTCCATTCCTTGGCAAAGCTCATGAGAATTCCTATGCGGGTTTAGCTGTAGGAGTGGTTATGTTATTTCTTATTATTTTTGTCGCATGCTTGGTATATAGCTTTGTTCTGGGCAACCTATATAATTGGTGGCTGGGTGTCTTGTATGGAATCGCATTTTTTTATGTATTTGGATATTTCTTCCGGATGCGTCACTGGGGATGGGGGGTCTGGAGTACTGAATTTTTCTGGTTTATGTCACTTGGGATGTTTATTGGGATGAGTATCGTAGCTGAGAGGTTTGATACAGAGGAAACAAGCAAGAATGAAGTAGACCAATAA
- a CDS encoding membrane protein has translation MIKNTFRVTSLLTSSMLGAGFLSGYEWLRFFSYYGTWGSIGLVLSIIAMTWILYESLHSAYRNQLFSLSQFLAHLIGPQLTHVLGFFTALIIILYSGIALAEQALFLEQTTSLSPLLGLLVILVLVFFGARLSNSSLAKIAAGCIMGALIIVLFLYSNQTHIPLPSLSYQLNLKWLWNGLLFTGLHLFFSMAVLFPLIREAESLPSLRLGIGLSSLLFGVIGLFIHLQILSHWHDVHTQIKPIVEILMAQIPYSVYAYLPISLGHVILLASILLRSLTRPLIQETQVSELPLVLTLVTFVGVISFFGIFFSFLYPLLYSTITYVGFALFSILIVQFSGKRKPPPGTSDT, from the coding sequence ATGATAAAAAATACCTTTCGTGTCACGTCCTTACTTACATCCTCAATGCTAGGGGCGGGATTTCTCAGTGGTTATGAATGGTTGCGTTTTTTCAGCTACTATGGCACCTGGGGTTCCATTGGTTTGGTTTTGTCTATTATAGCGATGACTTGGATTCTATATGAATCTCTTCACTCAGCCTATCGAAATCAGCTATTCTCACTCTCTCAGTTTTTAGCCCACCTGATTGGACCACAGCTCACTCATGTACTTGGTTTCTTTACAGCTCTGATCATCATTTTATACAGTGGAATCGCACTAGCTGAACAAGCACTCTTCTTGGAACAGACAACCTCCCTATCACCATTGCTTGGTTTACTTGTTATACTGGTGCTAGTCTTTTTCGGTGCCAGACTCTCCAACTCTTCCTTAGCTAAAATAGCCGCAGGGTGCATAATGGGGGCTCTGATCATTGTATTGTTTTTATATAGCAATCAGACCCATATTCCCTTACCCAGTCTATCTTATCAACTAAACCTGAAGTGGCTATGGAATGGATTATTATTTACTGGTCTACATTTATTTTTCAGCATGGCTGTGCTGTTCCCTTTAATAAGAGAAGCGGAATCACTACCCTCACTGCGTCTAGGAATCGGACTAAGTAGCTTATTATTTGGTGTTATTGGATTGTTTATTCATTTGCAAATTTTATCTCATTGGCATGATGTTCATACCCAGATCAAACCCATTGTAGAAATTCTTATGGCTCAAATTCCGTATAGTGTGTATGCTTACCTCCCCATAAGTCTCGGACATGTCATTCTACTGGCAAGCATTCTCTTACGCAGTCTAACTAGACCATTAATTCAAGAGACGCAGGTGAGTGAACTACCACTAGTTCTTACCTTAGTAACCTTTGTTGGAGTGATCTCCTTCTTCGGCATCTTCTTCTCATTTCTTTACCCCTTGCTTTACAGTACAATCACCTATGTGGGCTTCGCTCTATTTAGCATTCTCATCGTGCAATTTAGTGGCAAGCGTAAGCCTCCTCCAGGTACTAGTGATACCTGA
- a CDS encoding pyrimidine-nucleoside phosphorylase, which produces MRMVDLIEKKRDGKELTKEEIIFIVEGFTDGSIPDYQMSGLAMAIYFQGMTPEETAYLTMAMVESGDQIDLSAIEGVKVDKHSTGGVGDTTTLVLAPLVAAVGVPVAKMSGRGLGHTGGTIDKLEAVAGFHVEIDNAEFNRLVNTNKVAVVGQSGNLTPADKKLYGLRDVTGSVSSIPLIASSIMSKKIASGADAIVLDVKTGAGAFMKTLDDAKELASTMVKIGNQVGRKTMAVISDMSQPLGFAIGNALEVKEAIDTLKGEGPEDLRELCLVLGSQMVYLAGEATSLEEARTKLEEVIANGKALDTFKTFLAAQGGDASVVDQPERLPTAQYTMEVPAKADGYVAEIIADDIGTAAMILGAGRATKESEIDLAVGLILHKKVGDQVKQGESLVTIHSNTQDVEQVVERIYQSYGFSKDPVDALPLVYCEIKE; this is translated from the coding sequence ATGAGAATGGTCGATTTAATTGAAAAGAAACGCGATGGGAAAGAACTGACCAAAGAAGAGATTATCTTTATCGTTGAGGGTTTTACGGATGGATCTATTCCGGATTATCAAATGTCTGGCTTAGCTATGGCTATTTACTTTCAGGGAATGACCCCAGAAGAAACGGCTTATCTGACGATGGCAATGGTTGAATCGGGTGATCAGATTGATTTGTCCGCTATAGAAGGTGTAAAAGTAGACAAACACAGCACAGGTGGTGTTGGTGACACTACAACGCTAGTTCTCGCTCCACTGGTTGCGGCCGTAGGGGTTCCTGTTGCAAAAATGTCAGGACGTGGTCTGGGACACACAGGAGGCACAATAGACAAGCTGGAAGCAGTAGCTGGTTTCCATGTAGAGATTGATAACGCTGAATTTAACCGTTTAGTGAACACAAACAAAGTGGCTGTTGTCGGACAAAGCGGTAATCTTACCCCAGCTGACAAGAAGCTATATGGATTACGTGATGTCACAGGATCGGTAAGTTCCATTCCATTAATTGCAAGTTCGATTATGAGTAAAAAGATTGCTTCTGGTGCTGATGCCATTGTTTTAGATGTAAAAACGGGCGCTGGAGCTTTTATGAAAACGCTAGATGACGCTAAAGAATTAGCTAGTACTATGGTGAAAATCGGAAACCAAGTAGGGCGTAAAACGATGGCGGTTATTTCAGATATGAGTCAACCGCTTGGCTTTGCCATCGGGAATGCTTTAGAAGTAAAGGAAGCAATTGATACCTTAAAAGGTGAGGGTCCTGAAGATCTGCGTGAACTCTGCTTAGTATTAGGCTCTCAAATGGTTTATTTAGCAGGGGAAGCTACAAGTCTTGAAGAAGCGCGAACGAAGCTAGAAGAAGTGATTGCAAACGGCAAAGCTCTTGATACCTTTAAAACCTTCTTGGCTGCACAAGGTGGAGATGCTAGCGTTGTCGATCAACCAGAGCGTTTGCCAACAGCTCAATATACAATGGAAGTTCCAGCGAAAGCAGATGGATATGTAGCCGAAATTATTGCAGATGATATTGGTACAGCGGCAATGATTTTAGGAGCAGGACGTGCAACGAAAGAATCCGAAATCGACCTAGCAGTTGGTCTGATTCTGCACAAAAAAGTTGGGGATCAGGTTAAGCAAGGGGAGTCACTTGTAACGATCCATAGTAATACTCAGGACGTAGAACAGGTAGTAGAACGTATATATCAATCGTATGGATTCTCCAAAGATCCAGTGGATGCATTGCCGTTGGTCTATTGTGAGATTAAAGAATAG
- the aroQ gene encoding type II 3-dehydroquinate dehydratase, producing the protein MISVLVINGPNLNALGKREPTIYGQDTLEDIVAHLQEIANELQVSIGHLQSNHEGVLIDAIHDARDAYDGIIMNPGAFTHYSYAIRDAIASVSLPLIEVHISNVHKREEFRHTSVIAPVALGQIVGLGNDGYEWALRALVRHLQHNRST; encoded by the coding sequence ATGATCTCTGTCTTGGTAATAAATGGACCCAATTTGAATGCATTAGGTAAACGTGAACCTACTATTTATGGTCAGGATACGTTAGAAGATATCGTGGCGCATTTACAAGAGATAGCAAATGAACTACAAGTATCAATTGGACATCTTCAGTCTAATCATGAAGGTGTATTGATCGATGCTATTCACGATGCACGCGATGCATACGATGGGATTATTATGAATCCTGGGGCGTTCACTCACTATAGCTATGCGATACGTGACGCAATAGCCAGTGTGTCGTTGCCTCTCATTGAGGTTCACATCTCCAATGTCCACAAACGAGAAGAGTTTCGACATACGTCCGTCATTGCCCCTGTAGCGTTGGGACAGATTGTTGGACTGGGGAACGATGGTTACGAATGGGCATTACGGGCATTGGTTCGCCATTTGCAGCACAACAGAAGTACATAG
- the deoC gene encoding deoxyribose-phosphate aldolase translates to MSKESVGKYIDHTALKPDTTKDMIVGLCEEAKEYRFASVCVNPTWVSLCAELLKEAPEVKVCTVIGFPLGANTPQLKAYETTNAIENGATEVDMVINVGALKDKNDLLVEQDILAVVEAAKGKAVVKVIIETCLLTEEEKVRACELAVKAGADFVKTSTGFSTSGATVEDIALMRKTVGPELGVKASGGIRSYADVEKMLQAGACRIGASAGVSIVKGEVSNSQY, encoded by the coding sequence ATGTCCAAAGAAAGCGTAGGAAAATATATTGATCACACAGCGCTGAAGCCAGATACTACTAAAGACATGATCGTAGGGCTTTGCGAAGAAGCAAAAGAATACCGATTTGCTTCCGTATGTGTGAACCCTACTTGGGTAAGCTTATGCGCGGAACTATTAAAAGAAGCACCAGAGGTCAAAGTATGCACGGTTATCGGGTTTCCTTTAGGAGCGAACACTCCGCAACTGAAAGCCTATGAAACGACGAACGCAATTGAAAATGGTGCTACTGAGGTAGATATGGTCATAAACGTCGGTGCATTAAAGGATAAAAATGACCTGCTAGTTGAACAAGATATCCTTGCAGTAGTAGAAGCAGCAAAAGGAAAAGCAGTGGTAAAAGTTATTATCGAAACGTGCTTACTAACGGAAGAAGAAAAAGTACGTGCTTGCGAGTTAGCTGTGAAGGCTGGAGCTGACTTTGTGAAGACATCAACTGGTTTTTCAACAAGTGGTGCCACCGTGGAAGATATTGCATTAATGCGTAAAACAGTAGGTCCCGAGCTAGGTGTAAAAGCCTCGGGTGGAATTCGTAGCTATGCAGATGTTGAAAAAATGCTTCAAGCTGGAGCGTGCCGGATCGGTGCAAGCGCGGGTGTGTCCATCGTAAAAGGTGAAGTATCGAACTCGCAATACTAG
- a CDS encoding sugar-binding transcriptional regulator, whose amino-acid sequence MEENKISKMVEAAKMYYQLDLSQQEIAKQLGVSRPTVSRLLQQAKAEGIVRIEIMDPDESLQRIELELAQKYNLKDALVVPVATNDESLIKEMIGKRTAQYLHEVVTDNDIIAVTWGTTMYRVAMELQPKAIQGAQVVQLKGGVSHSQTNTYASEVLHLFGQAYHTTPHYLPLPAIVDSALVKETVETDRYIQRQLDLARKANIAIFTVGGVMSDALLFRLGYFSEHDLALLAKRAVGDICSRFYDQEGNIVNEELTNRTVGIPIEELKSKERSILVAGGSTKLEAIRGAIRGGYNNVLVTDQYTAKELLKK is encoded by the coding sequence ATGGAAGAGAATAAAATTAGTAAGATGGTTGAAGCAGCCAAAATGTATTATCAGCTGGATTTAAGCCAGCAAGAGATTGCTAAGCAACTAGGTGTATCAAGACCAACCGTATCGAGACTACTACAGCAAGCGAAGGCGGAAGGCATTGTGCGCATTGAAATTATGGACCCAGATGAAAGTCTTCAGCGTATTGAGTTGGAGCTAGCGCAAAAATATAATCTCAAAGATGCTTTGGTTGTTCCAGTAGCGACTAATGATGAGTCGCTCATTAAAGAAATGATTGGTAAACGAACAGCGCAGTATCTCCACGAGGTTGTCACAGACAATGATATTATCGCTGTTACATGGGGCACGACAATGTACCGAGTAGCCATGGAATTACAGCCAAAAGCCATCCAGGGAGCACAGGTGGTGCAATTGAAGGGCGGTGTGAGTCATTCTCAAACAAACACCTATGCTTCAGAGGTATTACATTTATTTGGACAAGCCTATCACACTACACCGCATTATTTGCCTCTGCCTGCAATAGTCGACTCAGCGTTGGTAAAAGAAACAGTGGAGACAGATCGTTACATACAACGACAGTTAGATTTGGCACGAAAGGCTAACATTGCTATTTTTACTGTTGGTGGAGTCATGTCAGATGCGTTATTGTTTCGTTTAGGCTATTTTAGTGAACATGATTTAGCTCTGTTAGCCAAACGGGCAGTTGGCGATATTTGCTCTCGATTCTATGATCAGGAGGGTAACATTGTAAATGAAGAGCTAACGAACCGGACAGTTGGTATTCCTATAGAAGAGCTGAAGAGTAAAGAGCGGTCTATTCTAGTGGCTGGAGGGTCAACCAAGCTAGAGGCAATTCGAGGGGCCATCCGTGGTGGCTATAATAATGTTTTGGTTACAGATCAATATACTGCCAAGGAACTATTAAAAAAATAA
- a CDS encoding patatin-like phospholipase family protein, with protein MRVDAVFEGGGMKGIALIGAITAMEQHGYQWESVAGTSAGSIVAALLAAGYRHLELREIFETLNFLQFLKRKGWSKIPYLGSCYNLLVQKGLYPSDEIERFVSQLLRKKGIRTFGDLPKEKLRIIASDISAGTMLTLPDDLPDFEIVPETFPIAKAVRMSCAIPYFFQPNFLYKKKIPHIIVDGGLLSNFPVWLFDSKEKPLWPTFGFRLNDGAVPVRPQTVKSLYGLSKALLMTMMDAHDRFHVKKAEAVRTVFIPTKGYSAIDFHLSAVQRQELFDSGKKAAEDFLDKWDFNKYVTAFRSEKNNSFLV; from the coding sequence ATGCGAGTAGATGCGGTTTTTGAAGGAGGAGGCATGAAAGGTATAGCCTTGATTGGAGCGATTACGGCTATGGAACAGCATGGGTACCAGTGGGAGAGTGTTGCTGGTACGTCGGCTGGTTCTATCGTCGCCGCTCTGTTGGCTGCCGGATATCGTCATCTGGAGCTCCGAGAAATATTTGAAACATTGAACTTTTTGCAATTTTTAAAAAGAAAAGGCTGGTCAAAAATACCGTATCTTGGATCATGCTATAACCTGCTAGTCCAAAAGGGGTTGTATCCCAGTGATGAAATTGAACGTTTTGTCAGTCAATTGTTACGAAAAAAAGGAATTCGTACATTTGGTGATTTACCTAAAGAAAAACTGCGTATTATTGCTTCTGACATCAGTGCTGGCACCATGCTAACTTTGCCAGATGATCTTCCTGATTTTGAAATTGTTCCAGAAACCTTCCCTATTGCCAAAGCTGTTCGAATGAGCTGTGCAATCCCCTACTTTTTTCAACCTAATTTTTTATATAAAAAAAAGATCCCCCATATCATTGTGGATGGTGGTCTGCTGAGTAATTTTCCTGTCTGGCTATTTGATTCTAAGGAGAAGCCCTTATGGCCGACTTTTGGTTTTCGATTAAATGATGGGGCTGTTCCTGTTCGTCCTCAAACAGTGAAAAGTCTATATGGGTTATCTAAAGCTTTACTGATGACCATGATGGATGCCCATGACCGTTTTCATGTGAAAAAAGCAGAGGCTGTGCGAACGGTATTCATTCCCACCAAGGGTTATAGTGCAATTGATTTTCATTTAAGTGCAGTTCAACGACAAGAGTTATTTGATTCAGGTAAAAAAGCAGCGGAAGACTTTTTGGATAAGTGGGATTTTAATAAGTATGTTACTGCTTTTCGAAGCGAAAAAAATAACAGCTTTCTGGTTTGA